From a single Lewinella sp. LCG006 genomic region:
- a CDS encoding ferritin, which yields MISNAMVAALNQQISLEAYASFLYLSMASWCDREGMEGCALFMHRQSAEERMHMLKIYDYISEVDGHALTPEIKQPPHEFSSVQEMFQKVYAHEQKVTASINELVALSNRENDHSTGVFLQWYVNEQREEEALMRSILDKIKLIGDGPQSLYFIDLEIAKINAAAIKAEGEEA from the coding sequence ATGATTTCAAATGCGATGGTGGCTGCCTTAAATCAGCAAATTTCTTTGGAAGCTTATGCTTCTTTTTTGTATTTATCCATGGCTTCTTGGTGTGACCGCGAAGGGATGGAGGGTTGTGCTTTGTTTATGCATCGGCAATCGGCAGAGGAAAGGATGCACATGCTAAAAATATACGATTACATTTCGGAAGTAGATGGTCATGCTTTGACGCCTGAAATTAAGCAGCCCCCTCACGAATTTAGTTCTGTCCAGGAGATGTTCCAAAAGGTGTATGCTCACGAACAGAAGGTCACCGCCTCAATCAATGAATTGGTAGCGCTGTCGAATCGGGAAAATGACCACAGTACGGGCGTCTTTTTGCAATGGTATGTGAATGAACAAAGGGAAGAGGAAGCACTTATGCGTTCTATTCTTGATAAAATAAAGCTGATTGGCGATGGTCCACAAAGCCTCTATTTTATCGATTTGGAAATCGCCAAAATTAATGCAGCAGCCATTAAGGCGGAAGGAGAAGAAGCATAA
- a CDS encoding TIGR03643 family protein, translating into MNIYKKYQITDRDLDRIIEMAWEDRTPFDAIKDQFGLSEAEVITLMRREMHPRNWRKWRARVQGRSTKHRQKSVGGVDRFRAKAQRHITLNKISKRK; encoded by the coding sequence ATGAATATATACAAAAAATACCAGATCACCGATCGCGACCTCGACCGTATCATTGAAATGGCTTGGGAGGATCGTACGCCTTTCGATGCCATCAAAGACCAGTTTGGATTAAGTGAAGCCGAAGTCATCACATTGATGCGGCGCGAAATGCACCCTCGCAACTGGCGCAAGTGGCGGGCCAGGGTTCAAGGCCGAAGCACCAAACATCGACAAAAAAGTGTAGGTGGTGTAGACCGGTTTCGCGCTAAAGCACAGCGCCATATCACCTTAAATAAAATCAGTAAGCGTAAGTAA
- a CDS encoding NDP-sugar synthase, translating to MQPTLVILAAGMGSRYGGLKQIDGVGPNEEPIIEYSIYDAIRAGFGKVVFIIRRDIEEAFKEKFAGKFEDKIAVDYVFQEKESFVPTGIDTDYREKPWGTAHAMLVAKTAVNEPFAVINADDYYGVDAFKTIHRFLTQECTPQLHAMVGYILRNTLSDHGTVNRGVATTTSDGYLESIEERLKIGQRGDSVSYLEGNDQAHELSIDSVVSMNFFGFHPAIFAQTERMFHEFVAETAGQPRAEFLIPKVIDTLIQSGQAKMSVLTSNERWYGVTYQEDKPKVVEAFKSLLDRKVYPTNLWS from the coding sequence ATGCAACCAACTCTTGTAATTCTTGCTGCCGGAATGGGTAGCCGCTACGGTGGCTTAAAACAAATTGACGGTGTTGGGCCCAACGAAGAGCCTATCATTGAATATTCTATTTATGATGCCATCCGGGCAGGTTTTGGTAAGGTCGTTTTTATTATCCGCCGGGATATTGAAGAAGCTTTTAAAGAGAAATTTGCGGGAAAATTTGAAGACAAGATCGCAGTAGACTACGTTTTTCAGGAAAAAGAAAGTTTTGTACCTACTGGCATTGATACCGATTATCGCGAAAAACCTTGGGGCACTGCACACGCCATGTTGGTGGCTAAAACCGCCGTCAATGAACCTTTCGCGGTCATCAACGCCGATGATTACTATGGGGTAGATGCCTTCAAAACCATCCACCGTTTCCTTACCCAAGAATGTACGCCTCAGCTCCACGCCATGGTTGGCTATATCCTGCGCAACACCCTTTCAGACCACGGCACCGTCAACCGAGGAGTGGCAACCACAACCTCCGATGGCTACCTCGAAAGTATTGAAGAGCGATTAAAGATTGGTCAGCGTGGCGATAGCGTCTCCTATTTAGAGGGAAATGATCAAGCCCATGAGCTGAGTATAGACAGCGTCGTTAGCATGAATTTCTTCGGCTTCCACCCTGCAATTTTTGCTCAAACGGAAAGAATGTTCCATGAATTTGTTGCAGAAACTGCCGGACAACCCCGCGCCGAGTTTTTGATCCCAAAAGTAATCGATACCCTTATCCAATCCGGCCAAGCAAAAATGAGCGTCCTTACCAGTAATGAACGCTGGTATGGCGTCACTTATCAAGAAGACAAACCCAAAGTCGTAGAAGCATTCAAAAGTCTACTAGATCGGAAAGTGTATCCTACCAACCTCTGGTCATAA
- a CDS encoding CUB domain-containing protein, which produces MRQANFTLYHAWRCCFGLLLMLAVPIIGEAQTNIIHGAGGVVEPLNACADFFSGDIYTDSGGAGNSYANNENLALTFCAEAGETVSFTFNSFNVESCCDRLAVTGAATGNGNYAGTTLPPVITSSVGGCITFTFTSDGSVTPAGWTATISTSSGCTGSNQEIQHRPPPAIYTACSDFEDGDTYTDSGGPGGNYSNNENSTTQICADAGATVTATFVSFALETCCDRLTVSGAATGNGTYTTTPPAITSTVGGCINFNFTSDISITSSGWVANLTTSVACAPPTADITFCVDLTCEANTPGFAAQAIAFDFNSFNSGPTPLTNTGDNIWCRTETLPVGEVRYNFFYAAAAGAGGPENLAGLNGSACTSTVAGEVKRSYTVVAGQNETVTYAWESCDATAACLTDIEFCVDLSCEADAPGFAAQGLQASFNGYNSGGSPLTNTGNNIWCRTESLPAGDIRFGFFYAAAAGAGGPENLAELPCATPGDGGWKRDYTVVEGVSETLTYAWESCEAESACGALTDITFCVDFTCEADIPGFAAQGLQANFNSFNSGGSPLTNTGNNIWCRTESLPAGDIRFGFFYAAAAGAGGPENLVELPCATDGAGGWKRDYTVVAGMPETLTYAWESCVPEADCGIPGASVEFCVDASCLPDVQNVSIFGGFNGWCGSCNFLSDDDGDGIYCGTIFLAPGNQEYKFLFNGMEESFSEGDPCTTTNFGFTNRLIVVEDGVNQMVTFGFNSCDEVCTPPPGANVEFCVDIGCIMPTGTVNVFGIFPNSFFDPFANPMMQQGPESSIYCTTVFLEPGDTEFKFIINPGMGASEINENFSVGDPCTVSCCDGQFTNRVITVVDGVDQNTSYVFDVPCESTFEEPTVEFPALATICDGTFSYTFTGGATPAGGVYSGEGVTDNGDGTFDVDLAALEPGEYTVTYTLMGDLACVYEATSTLVVEDCGVAITDPCSCNDDASPITFDAAAGTYDNPNDGTFGEVVAITGPMGAALPAGLDFRVVSATGAIGVAAGDALVYNGSIYTIGFDHADDVGYSLTVDQFINGQAVGFNFMIGNACAYPTPVFDPELDPIYCNFEGAITLGGTDDDDINGPDGVTFTINGVAATVFDPTALPSGLNTVVMTYTGADDGNGGVSVDGGTTPAYRGCTQTVETVIEVENFGPACVADLNVTLGANCTSVIKPQMVLTGRYDCADEIIVTVDGGNTDVISGCGAHTYSVDIFVAGELVYTCWGNINAEDKTDPKIDCPANTSTVTQDYAAHQASGNLNAGDATLNFNNYSCLNQGFLADGIHNYDVVTFTTPDFAIPVDVYTILMETAWGDGSMFLFQGGFDPTAPCENLIGSSDDAFVPGGNVFDPALRLSLPLLPNTTYTLVLTNWLTTQFGNWTVSIYSDNNTGVSGPEFTPVNITDTRDLVCEDIDFIRFQTPQSWIASADGTLNFTATRNTFFGGSTAALNAFIAKVNLTGFPVVSDNCGPVKVTLSDAVSSAGDCGDVTLTRTFTVSDRYDGACVGAPRVVACTQTITFRKPTIGDLVFPPFVAPLECDENFAVDANGNPHPSASGYPWIRTAFGFYDLDQTYCNIGASYSDEPRITVCEGTYKLRREWNIIDWCNPGGSGTLNQLIKVFDATGPVISGIPNVINVSTSPFSCLANVAIPCPTLTDGNGCSSVAGTTYTVLAFGESFFAGGDLCDGDVVSAPIGEHILIICAEDACGNETCEEYTVVVTDDIEPTASCNDDINVSIGGGDVANGIEGIARLFAADVDEGSNDNCGEVTLEVRRNYWRNNTCDASASRWSPWGDFVDFYCCDIDNEITIELRVTDEAGNTNICWQVVTPEDKLNPFCYAPAPVTLTCSDLPLAFPGDIATAYDEDFAATSTMMSAIFGGATGTDNCAVDTIVERTPNLQVNDCGWGTITRRFEAWQLRPEGDANGNGAIDINEVYRSTNSCSQLITITEVHDFTIDFPEDADADCGDPDVPTIITTTVGCDVLSVNIGEPVIFSATGDECYKFSITYDVINWCVWDGEYEGLVLPRMTEDDGEALPVDRAVEGNERPVVRVVSGFGPVDNNCDGVADAQQGIQYSVVIDRRHNDRDGDSDIADVIYDNIPGNTPGCIPADQFGRRNYGRYIYTQFVKVYDSTAPVVAVGEYGGPTANCPNLLPGQFGDDDGNCEEAVSIPFSVSDECELFDGAGNLVVSIVSAELDAFAVDANGDGDIKSNEFVADQNVLSLITDNGDGTYVFAGTFPIITNAMGDNVYHAVRVLFEDGCGNQTSETIVFDVIDCKGPAPVCINGLTVTLMPQEDGGCAMAIWASDFEGSPISDCTGQGPELFGGLPRVTKYAIYRAADVEADPNFVPSPDDTGLVLTDQDDPTTVVYVYAFDEDGNYDYCETYVLVQQHVDCGVGGTGTIQGVIATESNETVEGVEVSINGGMSAMMVTNANGTYNFSNLALGGDYTVTPYLNANPLNGVSTFDLVLMSKHILGVQPLDSPYKRIAADINRSNTITTLDMIQLRKLILNIDTQFANNTSWRFVDAAYEFPVATNPWFEAFPELINENNLAGDVLDADFVGVKIGDVNGSAQANALAGDDRTLNGQFNFEVENVSVKAGNVYTVAFRGADMASVEGFQGTLNLNGAELVDIEYGVATAENFGMRYAAEGMITASWNGKATSEDVLFSLVIRPTVDAELSDVINVSSRYTAAEAYGNGNTMNVGVNFSNGAVAVAGFEVYQNTPNPFAATTLIGFNLPADAEATVTISDASGRVLTVVRGDYAAGYNTINLTKEMIQGATGVLTYTVTAGEFTATKKMIAVK; this is translated from the coding sequence ATGCGACAAGCGAACTTTACGCTTTATCACGCATGGCGATGTTGCTTCGGCTTATTGCTCATGCTCGCCGTCCCTATCATTGGGGAGGCGCAAACCAATATCATCCACGGTGCAGGAGGCGTAGTGGAACCATTGAATGCCTGCGCCGACTTTTTCAGTGGAGACATTTACACCGATAGCGGTGGTGCTGGTAACAGTTATGCTAATAACGAAAACTTAGCATTGACGTTCTGTGCGGAGGCTGGTGAGACAGTGAGTTTTACCTTCAACTCTTTTAATGTTGAAAGTTGCTGCGACCGGTTAGCGGTTACTGGAGCTGCCACAGGAAACGGGAATTATGCTGGTACCACTCTTCCTCCGGTCATTACATCTTCAGTAGGAGGCTGTATTACTTTTACTTTCACATCTGATGGTTCGGTTACTCCAGCTGGATGGACCGCTACGATTTCTACATCTAGTGGATGTACAGGAAGTAATCAAGAGATTCAACATCGTCCTCCACCTGCCATTTACACGGCATGTAGCGACTTTGAAGATGGTGATACCTACACCGATAGTGGAGGGCCTGGTGGTAACTATAGCAATAATGAAAATAGTACTACTCAAATTTGTGCGGACGCTGGTGCAACAGTGACAGCTACTTTTGTTAGCTTTGCATTGGAGACCTGTTGTGATCGCTTAACGGTTTCTGGTGCTGCTACTGGTAATGGTACTTATACGACTACTCCTCCAGCGATTACTTCCACGGTCGGTGGATGTATCAACTTTAACTTTACCTCGGATATTTCAATAACCAGTTCTGGTTGGGTAGCTAATTTAACTACTTCGGTAGCTTGTGCTCCTCCTACTGCTGACATTACGTTCTGCGTAGATTTGACGTGTGAGGCCAATACTCCCGGCTTTGCTGCCCAGGCGATTGCTTTTGACTTCAACAGCTTCAACTCAGGTCCTACGCCTTTGACGAATACTGGTGATAATATCTGGTGTCGTACGGAGACTTTACCTGTAGGTGAAGTACGTTATAATTTCTTCTATGCTGCAGCAGCAGGTGCCGGTGGCCCTGAGAACCTTGCTGGCTTGAACGGATCAGCTTGTACCAGCACCGTTGCTGGTGAGGTAAAGCGTTCTTACACCGTAGTGGCGGGACAAAACGAAACGGTAACCTACGCCTGGGAAAGTTGTGACGCAACAGCAGCATGTCTTACGGATATTGAGTTCTGTGTAGATCTCAGCTGTGAGGCAGATGCACCTGGCTTCGCTGCCCAGGGGCTTCAGGCCAGCTTTAACGGCTACAACTCTGGTGGTTCACCACTAACGAATACCGGAAACAACATTTGGTGTCGCACAGAATCTTTGCCTGCGGGTGATATTCGCTTCGGTTTCTTCTATGCCGCCGCCGCTGGTGCTGGTGGCCCTGAAAACCTTGCCGAGCTGCCTTGTGCAACTCCTGGCGACGGAGGTTGGAAGCGCGACTACACGGTAGTAGAAGGTGTTTCAGAAACCCTTACCTACGCATGGGAAAGCTGTGAAGCAGAATCAGCTTGTGGTGCTTTAACAGATATTACCTTCTGTGTAGATTTTACTTGTGAAGCTGACATTCCAGGTTTCGCTGCCCAAGGACTTCAAGCGAACTTTAACAGTTTCAATTCTGGTGGTTCACCATTAACGAACACTGGAAACAACATTTGGTGTCGTACGGAATCTTTACCTGCGGGTGATATTCGTTTCGGCTTCTTCTATGCTGCAGCAGCTGGTGCTGGTGGCCCTGAAAACCTGGTGGAACTACCTTGCGCTACGGATGGTGCCGGTGGCTGGAAGCGCGACTACACGGTTGTAGCTGGTATGCCAGAAACACTGACTTACGCCTGGGAAAGCTGTGTGCCAGAAGCAGATTGTGGTATTCCTGGTGCGAGCGTCGAGTTCTGTGTAGACGCAAGCTGTTTACCAGACGTACAGAACGTAAGTATCTTCGGTGGATTCAACGGTTGGTGCGGAAGTTGTAACTTCTTGTCTGACGATGATGGCGACGGAATTTACTGTGGAACAATCTTCCTTGCTCCTGGTAACCAGGAATACAAGTTCCTCTTCAATGGTATGGAGGAAAGTTTCTCTGAGGGTGATCCCTGTACGACGACTAACTTTGGTTTCACGAACCGTCTTATCGTAGTTGAAGACGGTGTTAACCAAATGGTTACTTTCGGCTTCAATAGCTGTGACGAAGTATGTACGCCTCCTCCGGGAGCGAATGTAGAATTCTGTGTAGATATTGGTTGTATCATGCCTACGGGTACGGTCAACGTGTTCGGTATTTTCCCTAACTCGTTTTTCGATCCTTTCGCCAACCCAATGATGCAACAAGGACCAGAGTCAAGCATCTACTGTACGACGGTATTTCTGGAGCCTGGTGATACTGAATTCAAGTTCATCATTAACCCAGGGATGGGTGCAAGTGAAATCAACGAGAATTTCAGCGTAGGTGACCCTTGTACGGTTTCTTGTTGTGATGGCCAATTCACCAACCGTGTCATTACGGTGGTTGACGGTGTCGATCAAAACACCTCTTACGTCTTTGATGTACCCTGTGAAAGCACTTTTGAAGAGCCAACGGTAGAATTCCCTGCTTTGGCTACGATTTGTGACGGAACCTTCTCTTACACTTTCACCGGTGGCGCTACGCCAGCAGGTGGTGTTTACAGTGGTGAGGGTGTTACCGATAATGGTGATGGCACTTTTGATGTAGATCTAGCTGCTTTAGAACCAGGCGAATACACCGTTACTTACACCTTGATGGGTGATTTAGCATGTGTTTACGAAGCAACTTCTACGCTAGTTGTAGAGGACTGTGGCGTCGCAATTACAGACCCTTGTTCTTGTAATGACGATGCATCTCCTATCACTTTCGATGCAGCAGCAGGAACTTACGATAATCCTAACGATGGCACCTTTGGTGAAGTTGTAGCGATTACTGGCCCAATGGGCGCAGCATTACCTGCTGGTCTTGATTTTAGAGTAGTTAGCGCTACTGGAGCTATCGGTGTTGCCGCTGGTGATGCCCTGGTGTACAATGGTAGCATTTACACGATCGGATTTGATCATGCCGATGATGTTGGTTATTCCTTGACGGTTGACCAGTTCATTAATGGTCAGGCTGTAGGATTCAATTTCATGATTGGTAATGCTTGTGCTTACCCAACACCAGTATTTGATCCTGAATTAGACCCTATCTACTGTAATTTCGAAGGTGCGATCACCCTTGGTGGTACGGATGATGACGACATCAACGGACCTGATGGTGTGACCTTCACGATCAATGGTGTTGCAGCTACTGTATTTGACCCTACGGCTTTGCCTTCTGGTCTGAATACTGTAGTGATGACCTATACTGGTGCAGATGATGGCAATGGTGGTGTTTCTGTTGATGGCGGAACTACACCAGCTTACCGCGGATGTACGCAGACGGTAGAAACAGTAATTGAAGTAGAGAACTTCGGTCCTGCTTGTGTCGCAGACCTAAACGTCACGCTCGGTGCAAACTGTACTTCTGTAATCAAGCCACAAATGGTATTGACAGGTAGATATGATTGTGCTGATGAAATCATCGTAACGGTTGATGGAGGAAACACCGATGTAATTTCTGGTTGTGGTGCACACACCTACTCTGTAGATATCTTTGTTGCTGGTGAGCTCGTCTACACCTGTTGGGGTAATATCAACGCTGAAGACAAGACTGATCCTAAAATCGACTGCCCAGCGAACACAAGCACCGTAACGCAGGACTACGCTGCTCACCAAGCAAGTGGTAACCTCAATGCTGGTGATGCAACCTTGAACTTCAACAACTACAGCTGTTTGAACCAGGGCTTCCTGGCTGATGGTATCCACAACTATGACGTAGTAACTTTCACTACGCCAGACTTTGCTATTCCTGTTGACGTATACACGATCTTGATGGAAACTGCTTGGGGTGATGGAAGCATGTTCCTTTTCCAGGGCGGTTTCGATCCTACAGCACCATGTGAGAACCTCATCGGTTCTTCTGACGATGCTTTCGTACCTGGTGGAAATGTTTTCGATCCAGCACTACGTTTGAGCCTGCCTTTGTTGCCTAACACAACCTATACCTTGGTATTGACCAACTGGTTGACGACGCAGTTTGGTAACTGGACGGTAAGCATCTATTCTGATAACAACACGGGTGTTTCTGGTCCAGAGTTTACCCCTGTAAATATTACCGATACCCGTGATTTGGTATGTGAGGATATCGACTTCATCCGCTTCCAGACGCCTCAGTCATGGATTGCAAGTGCAGATGGTACCTTGAACTTCACGGCTACGCGTAACACCTTCTTTGGAGGTAGCACTGCTGCTTTGAATGCTTTCATTGCAAAAGTAAACCTGACTGGTTTCCCTGTAGTTAGCGACAACTGTGGTCCGGTGAAAGTAACCCTTTCTGATGCAGTAAGCTCTGCAGGTGATTGTGGTGATGTAACGCTGACGCGTACCTTCACGGTCTCAGACCGTTACGACGGTGCCTGTGTTGGTGCTCCTCGCGTAGTAGCATGTACACAGACGATTACCTTCCGTAAGCCAACGATTGGCGACTTGGTATTCCCACCATTTGTAGCTCCTTTGGAGTGTGATGAGAACTTCGCTGTTGATGCGAATGGCAACCCTCATCCATCTGCATCTGGCTACCCTTGGATTCGTACGGCATTTGGTTTCTACGACCTTGATCAGACTTACTGTAACATCGGTGCATCTTACTCTGATGAGCCACGTATCACTGTTTGTGAAGGTACTTACAAGCTCCGTCGTGAGTGGAACATCATCGACTGGTGTAACCCAGGTGGATCTGGTACCTTGAACCAATTGATCAAAGTATTTGATGCTACTGGTCCAGTTATTTCTGGTATTCCTAACGTAATCAACGTATCTACGTCACCATTCAGCTGTTTGGCGAACGTAGCGATTCCATGTCCTACCCTTACTGACGGCAACGGATGTTCAAGCGTAGCTGGCACGACTTACACGGTATTGGCTTTCGGCGAATCATTCTTCGCTGGTGGTGACTTGTGTGACGGTGATGTAGTATCAGCACCAATTGGTGAGCACATCCTGATCATCTGTGCCGAAGATGCTTGTGGTAACGAAACTTGTGAAGAATACACGGTAGTGGTTACCGACGACATCGAGCCAACAGCTTCTTGTAACGACGACATCAACGTATCCATCGGTGGTGGTGATGTAGCCAACGGTATCGAAGGTATCGCGCGCCTCTTCGCTGCGGATGTTGACGAAGGTTCTAACGACAACTGTGGTGAAGTAACCTTGGAAGTACGTCGTAACTACTGGCGCAACAACACTTGTGATGCAAGTGCCAGCCGCTGGAGCCCATGGGGCGACTTTGTAGACTTCTACTGCTGTGATATCGACAACGAAATCACTATCGAACTACGGGTAACCGACGAAGCTGGCAACACCAACATTTGCTGGCAGGTTGTTACTCCAGAAGATAAATTGAACCCATTCTGCTACGCACCAGCACCAGTCACCTTGACTTGTTCTGATCTGCCATTGGCTTTCCCTGGTGATATTGCTACGGCTTACGACGAAGACTTTGCTGCTACTTCTACCATGATGAGCGCGATCTTCGGCGGTGCTACCGGTACAGACAACTGTGCGGTGGATACCATCGTAGAGCGTACGCCAAACTTGCAGGTTAACGATTGTGGTTGGGGAACCATCACGCGTCGTTTCGAAGCTTGGCAATTGCGCCCAGAGGGCGATGCTAACGGCAACGGAGCTATCGACATCAACGAAGTATACCGTTCGACGAACAGCTGTAGCCAGCTGATCACGATCACGGAAGTACACGACTTCACGATCGACTTCCCAGAAGATGCTGACGCTGATTGTGGTGATCCTGATGTACCAACGATCATTACGACCACTGTAGGTTGTGATGTATTGAGCGTAAACATTGGTGAGCCAGTGATCTTCTCTGCTACGGGTGATGAGTGCTACAAGTTCTCGATCACTTACGATGTAATCAACTGGTGTGTTTGGGATGGTGAGTACGAAGGACTTGTTCTTCCTCGCATGACCGAAGACGACGGTGAGGCACTTCCTGTAGACCGTGCGGTAGAAGGCAACGAGCGCCCAGTAGTACGGGTGGTGAGTGGCTTTGGCCCAGTAGACAACAACTGTGATGGTGTAGCTGATGCTCAGCAAGGCATCCAGTACAGCGTAGTGATCGATCGCCGCCACAATGACCGTGACGGAGATTCTGACATCGCTGATGTGATCTATGACAACATCCCAGGCAACACTCCTGGTTGTATTCCTGCTGACCAGTTTGGTCGTCGCAACTACGGTCGCTACATCTACACGCAATTTGTGAAAGTGTACGACTCTACCGCACCAGTGGTAGCAGTGGGAGAGTACGGTGGCCCAACGGCTAACTGCCCTAACCTGCTTCCTGGCCAGTTTGGTGATGATGATGGTAACTGTGAAGAAGCAGTAAGCATTCCGTTCAGTGTATCTGACGAGTGTGAATTGTTTGACGGCGCAGGTAACCTGGTGGTAAGCATCGTATCTGCTGAGCTTGATGCTTTCGCAGTAGACGCTAACGGCGACGGCGACATCAAGTCGAACGAATTCGTAGCTGATCAGAACGTACTTTCCTTGATCACCGACAACGGTGACGGCACTTACGTATTCGCAGGTACCTTCCCAATCATTACCAACGCGATGGGAGACAATGTCTACCACGCCGTACGCGTATTGTTTGAGGACGGTTGTGGTAACCAGACCAGCGAGACCATCGTGTTCGATGTGATCGACTGCAAAGGACCAGCACCAGTATGTATCAACGGCTTGACCGTAACCTTGATGCCTCAGGAAGATGGTGGTTGTGCGATGGCGATCTGGGCTTCTGACTTCGAAGGTTCACCAATCAGTGACTGTACTGGTCAGGGACCAGAACTGTTCGGTGGTCTACCTCGCGTGACGAAGTACGCTATCTACCGTGCAGCAGATGTAGAAGCTGATCCTAACTTCGTACCAAGCCCAGATGATACTGGATTGGTATTGACCGATCAAGATGATCCTACAACGGTTGTCTACGTATACGCTTTCGACGAAGATGGTAACTACGACTACTGTGAGACTTATGTACTGGTACAGCAGCACGTTGACTGTGGCGTTGGTGGCACTGGAACTATCCAGGGTGTTATCGCTACGGAAAGCAACGAGACAGTAGAAGGTGTAGAGGTGAGCATCAACGGCGGTATGTCTGCCATGATGGTAACCAATGCCAATGGAACGTACAACTTCAGCAACCTGGCTTTAGGAGGTGACTATACGGTTACTCCTTACCTGAACGCCAACCCACTGAATGGTGTGTCTACCTTTGACCTGGTACTGATGAGCAAGCACATCCTTGGCGTACAGCCATTGGATAGCCCTTACAAGCGGATCGCAGCGGACATCAACCGTTCAAACACGATCACGACGCTGGATATGATCCAGTTGCGTAAGTTGATCTTGAACATTGATACGCAGTTTGCTAACAACACGAGCTGGCGCTTTGTGGATGCAGCTTACGAGTTCCCTGTAGCGACGAACCCATGGTTCGAAGCATTCCCAGAGTTGATCAACGAGAACAACCTGGCGGGTGATGTACTGGATGCCGACTTCGTAGGTGTTAAGATTGGTGACGTAAACGGTTCTGCACAAGCCAATGCTTTGGCTGGTGACGATCGTACGTTGAACGGTCAGTTCAACTTCGAAGTAGAGAACGTAAGCGTGAAAGCTGGTAACGTATACACGGTAGCATTCCGTGGTGCTGATATGGCATCAGTAGAAGGCTTCCAGGGTACCTTGAACTTGAACGGAGCAGAGTTGGTAGACATCGAGTACGGTGTAGCTACAGCTGAGAACTTCGGTATGCGTTACGCTGCTGAAGGTATGATCACTGCTTCTTGGAACGGTAAAGCTACTTCTGAGGACGTATTGTTCAGCCTGGTAATCCGCCCAACAGTGGATGCTGAGTTGAGTGACGTAATCAACGTATCTAGCCGTTACACTGCTGCTGAAGCATACGGAAATGGTAACACCATGAACGTAGGCGTAAACTTCTCTAACGGAGCAGTTGCCGTAGCAGGTTTCGAAGTATACCAGAACACGCCAAACCCATTCGCAGCAACAACCTTGATCGGTTTCAACTTGCCAGCGGATGCAGAAGCAACCGTAACGATCAGCGACGCTAGTGGTCGCGTACTGACTGTAGTACGTGGTGATTACGCAGCTGGTTACAACACGATCAACTTGACCAAGGAGATGATCCAAGGTGCAACGGGTGTATTGACTTACACGGTAACGGCCGGTGAGTTCACTGCAACCAAGAAGATGATTGCTGTAAAGTAA